The following proteins are encoded in a genomic region of Fusarium oxysporum f. sp. lycopersici 4287 chromosome 1, whole genome shotgun sequence:
- a CDS encoding hypothetical protein (At least one base has a quality score < 10) → MGDIASAQVPDVGALDQDTAKTVSTTTSDDPMALQDEPRTVQGHEFPSHTQEHPTVSQHAFSTQFDMSQPSSGPRPGPYNMAPMANALPTMGFRPGQYPQNTHQRMNPAGSPPMMQHMSQFPGHPPLPVPGQGYYLQPQVAPYYGNQMHQAQAANMMSQRHSMAYYPNQMMMGSQQSPYYYPPGPQYQPAAHPVPNGRPKGDGTERRKSAVRGPPRKPRQSGHAIWIGNLPPQTDLMSLVHHVCKEAIGLESLFLISKSNCAFANFKDEETCSAAQQKLHDSKFQSVRLVSRLRKSTVEGAAGVTAPTGPSVATTVVKTDQVADKSPSQMVIPGPASEPSGTIKLGVAGEKIPQKDKFFILKSLTVEDLELSVSTGIWATQSHNEEALNNAFKDADNVYLVFSANKSGEYYGYARMISQINEDPAAAIEFAPTAQATNDLDLPKAIPTEANEQAPKGRIIDDSARGTIFWEADRDDADDLSDAESEASSTKSNAGDEGAAKTWGKPFKLEWLSTSRLPFYRTRGLRNPWNSNREVKIARDGTELEPSVGRRLIGLFNRAQNPEAVDAGVRASMVMMQGFGSMRPYGQ, encoded by the exons ATGGGAGATATAGCTAGCGCCCAAGTCCCGGATGTGGGAGCACTCGACCAGGATACTGCAAAGACTGTCAGCACAACGACATCGGACGATCCTATGGCACTTCAAGACGAGCCTCGGACTGTTCAGGGGCATGAGTTCCCTTCTCACACTCAAGAGCATCCCACCGTTTCTCAGCATGCGTTCTCAACACAGTTCGATATGTCTCAACCCTCTTCCGGTCCTCGCCCTGGGCCATATAACATGGCCCCTATGGCCAACGCCCTCCCTACGATGGGTTTTCGCCCTGGACAGTATCCCCAAAACACTCACCAACGCATGAATCCCGCGGGGTCACCACCTATGATGCAGCACATGTCCCAGTTTCCTGGTCATCCGCCACTTCCAGTCCCCGGCCAAGGTTACTACTTACAGCCACAGGTCGCACCATACTATGGAAATCAGATGCACCAGGCTCAGGCAGCAAACATGATGTCTCAGAGGCACAGCATGGCATACTATCCCAaccagatgatgatgggctCTCAGCAATCTCCCTATTACTACCCCCCTGGTCCCCAGTATCAACCTGCCGCGCATCCAGTTCCGAACGGA CGACCCAAGGGCGATGGCACAGAGAGGCGAAAGAGTGCTGTTCGGGGCCCTCCCAGAAAGCCGCGGCAGAGTG GACACGCAATCTGGATCGGCAACCTTCCTCCGCAAACCGACCTCATGAGCCTCGTTCATCATGTATGCAAAGAGGCTATAGGATTGGAATCACTgtttctcatctccaagagcAACTGTGCATTTGCCAATTTTAAGGATGAGGAAACTTGTAGTGCAGCACAACAGAAGCTACACGATTCGAAATTTCAGTCAGTTCGCCTCGTCAGCCGGCTACGCAAGAGCACAGTGGAGGGTGCAGCCGGTGTAACAGCTCCAACTGGTCCTTCGGTGGCTACAACAGTAGTTAAGACGGACCAAGTTGCAGACAAGTCACCATCTCAGATGGTGATTCCAGGCCCGGCGTCCGAACCTTCAGGGACCATCAAGCTTGGAGTTGCTGGCGAGAAGATACCGCAGAAGGACAAgttcttcattctcaagaGCCTGACAGTGGAAGATCTTGAATTGAGTGTTAGCACTGGCATCTGGGCTACCCAATCTCACAATGAAGAAGCATTGAACAATGCCTTCAAG GACGCTGACAATGTATACTTGGTCTTCTCGGCCAATAAATCAGGAGAATATTATGGGTATGCTAGGATGATATCGCAGATCAACGAAGACCCTGCGGCAGCCATCGAATTTGCACCCACGGCTCAGGCAACGAACGACCTTGACCTCCCGAAAGCCATACCGACCGAAGCGAACGAACAAGCCCCCAAGGGGCGTATCATTGACGACTCGGCCAGAGGCACTATCTTCTGGGAAGCGGATCGTGATGATGCGGATGACTTGTCTGATGCGGAAAGCGAAGCATCAAGCACCAAGAGCAATGCAGGGGATGAGGGTGCTGCTAAGACATGGGGAAAGCCTTTCAAATTGGAGTGGCTATCCACAAGTCGACTACCATTTTACCGCACGAGAGGATTGCGCAATCCTTGGAACTCAAACCGTGAAGTAAAAATTGCTCGAGATGGTACTGAACTAGAGCCTTCAGTTGGACGAAGACTTATTGGGCTCTTCAACCGCGCGCAGAACCCAGAGGCAGTCGACGCCGGCGTGCGGGCTTCCATGGTCATGATGCAAGGCTTCGGGTCAATGCGGCCATATGGACAATGA
- a CDS encoding 20S proteasome subunit beta 6, with protein MAAMFSQNPLMNGPNYSFSDAPKTNSGEFREHRFNPYTDNGGSTLAIAGADFTIMAGDTRHTSGYSINSRMSPKVFRIGGTTASQEDATLVLSVVGFAADGEALRDHLDTICKIYRYRHGKPMTVNACAKRLSTVLYSKRFFPYYSHAMLGGLDEEGRGAVYSYDPVGSYEREQCRAGGAAGSLIMPFLDNQVNFKNQYIPGSGEGHELKERERRPLTRTEVETVVKDAFDGAVERHIEVGDNLQMLIITADGIEETFLPLKKD; from the exons ATGGCTGCCATGTTCAGCCAGAACCCTCTGATGAATGGGCCCAACTATTCATTCTCCGATGCCCCCAAGACCAACAGCGGCGAGTTTCGAGAACATCGATTTAACCC CTACACCGACAATGGCGGCTCGACTCTTGCCATTGCTGGCGCAGACTTtaccatcatggctggtgaCACCCGCCACACCAGCGGTTATAGCATCAACTCTCGCATGTCCCCCAAGGTCTTCCGAATCGGCGGCACCACTGCCTCTCAGGAGGATGCTACACTAGTCCTATCTGTCGTCGGCTTCgctgctgatggtgaggcCCTCCGCGACCACCTCGACACCATCTGCAAGATCTACCGTTACCGCCACGGCAAGCCTATGACTGTCAATGCTTGTGCCAAACGCCTCTCTACCGTTCTCTACTCGAAGCGATTCTTCCCCTACTACTCGCATGCGATGCTCGGCGGTCTGGATGAGGAGGGCAGAGGCGCTGTGTACTCATACGATCCCGTGGGGAGCTACGAACGGGAGCAGTGCCGAGCAGGCGGTGCTGCGGGCAGTCTGATCATGCCTTTCCTGGACAACCAGGTCAACTTCAAGAACCAGTATATTCCCGGAAGCGGAGAAGGCCATGAGCTGAAGGAGCGGGAGCGACGTCCTCTTACACGAACAGAGGTCGAGACTGTCGTCAAGGATGCATTCGATGGTGCGGTGGAGCGTCACATTGAGGTTGGCGATAACCTTCAAATGCTCATCATCACAGCAGACGGTATTGAGGAGACtttcttgcccttgaagaaggatTAG